From the Acidobacteriota bacterium genome, one window contains:
- a CDS encoding thioredoxin domain-containing protein, which translates to MNRKISIIGIVLVFFITACGSVTKPSQAQSQTAVPQVAQTDDHSKPGGIHWEGWSDDLFERAKRENRLVILDLEAIWCHWCHVMAKETYSDPEVIKLIGSRYIAVKVDQDSRPDLSNRYEDYGWPATIIFDSNGQELAKRSGYIPPRPMATMLQAFIDDPTPGPSVGAEAQLTAPESAFLTDALRKDALQVHMTGYDTKYGSWGFIHKYLEWDSVEYSMMLAKDGDKAAEQRAKKSLAGELNLIDPVWGGVYQYSTGGVWTEPHFEKIMSHQAENLRIYSQAYAMWKDPVHLKAAQDIHQFLKNFLTSPEGAYYTSMDADLIRGEHSEAYFKLNDAGRRKLGIPRVDQHVYARENGWAITGVASLYAATGDQKYLTEAVTAANWIVANRSLPDGGFRHDAKDPAGPYMGDTLAMGRAFLALYSVTGDREWLKKAEVAAQFIGKTFSHQVKGGQSVGFETAKPLKMNPSKPQRDENIVMARFSNLLFHYSGKEEYRKLAEQAMRFLVNPDIATRRPTGGTLLTDLELAREPVHITVVGAKDDPQAQALFRSAMSYPIGYKRVEWFDRREGALPNNQVEFPELPKAAAFACAGVRCSLPVFEPKEIRPMVERLK; encoded by the coding sequence ATGAACCGAAAAATTTCAATCATCGGTATTGTGCTGGTTTTTTTCATTACGGCTTGTGGGTCGGTCACCAAACCGTCGCAAGCCCAGAGCCAAACGGCTGTACCTCAGGTTGCCCAGACTGACGACCACTCAAAACCGGGCGGCATTCACTGGGAAGGCTGGTCAGATGACCTGTTTGAACGCGCCAAACGTGAAAACCGGCTCGTGATTCTCGATCTCGAAGCCATCTGGTGCCACTGGTGCCACGTCATGGCCAAAGAAACCTATTCCGATCCCGAAGTGATTAAGCTGATTGGCAGCCGCTACATTGCCGTCAAAGTGGACCAGGATTCACGACCTGACCTGTCCAACCGTTATGAAGATTATGGCTGGCCGGCCACAATTATCTTCGATTCCAACGGGCAGGAACTCGCTAAACGCTCCGGCTATATTCCTCCACGCCCAATGGCCACCATGTTGCAGGCGTTTATTGACGATCCAACCCCAGGTCCTTCAGTTGGTGCTGAAGCCCAACTGACCGCCCCGGAATCAGCTTTCCTGACGGATGCGCTCCGCAAAGATGCCTTGCAGGTCCATATGACCGGCTATGACACAAAGTATGGAAGCTGGGGCTTTATTCACAAATATCTGGAATGGGACAGCGTCGAATATTCGATGATGCTGGCCAAAGATGGCGACAAAGCCGCTGAACAGCGAGCCAAAAAATCACTGGCCGGCGAATTAAATCTGATTGATCCAGTCTGGGGCGGTGTCTACCAGTACTCAACCGGCGGCGTCTGGACCGAACCCCATTTTGAAAAGATCATGTCGCATCAGGCGGAAAACCTCCGGATTTATTCGCAGGCATATGCGATGTGGAAAGATCCAGTCCACCTGAAAGCCGCTCAGGATATTCACCAATTCCTTAAAAACTTTTTGACTAGCCCGGAAGGCGCCTACTACACCAGTATGGATGCCGACCTAATCCGGGGCGAACATAGCGAAGCCTACTTCAAGCTCAATGATGCCGGACGTCGCAAGCTTGGGATTCCGCGAGTTGACCAGCACGTGTATGCTCGCGAAAACGGCTGGGCCATCACGGGTGTGGCGTCGCTCTATGCCGCCACCGGAGACCAAAAATACCTGACTGAAGCCGTGACCGCCGCCAACTGGATTGTGGCGAACCGGTCGCTCCCGGATGGCGGATTCCGCCACGATGCCAAAGACCCGGCGGGGCCGTATATGGGTGACACGCTGGCGATGGGCCGGGCGTTCCTGGCGCTCTATAGCGTAACTGGCGACCGTGAATGGCTGAAAAAAGCCGAAGTTGCCGCCCAGTTTATTGGAAAGACTTTTTCACATCAGGTGAAAGGTGGTCAAAGCGTCGGGTTTGAAACGGCAAAACCGTTGAAGATGAATCCTTCCAAACCACAACGTGATGAAAACATTGTCATGGCCCGTTTTTCAAACCTGCTCTTTCATTACTCTGGAAAAGAGGAGTATCGAAAACTGGCCGAACAGGCGATGCGCTTCCTGGTGAATCCTGATATTGCGACCCGTCGGCCAACTGGTGGAACATTGCTCACCGATTTGGAACTGGCCCGCGAGCCGGTGCATATCACGGTGGTTGGTGCCAAAGATGACCCGCAAGCCCAGGCGCTTTTCCGGAGCGCAATGAGTTATCCGATTGGATATAAACGGGTTGAATGGTTTGATCGTCGTGAAGGGGCACTCCCGAACAATCAGGTGGAGTTTCCCGAATTGCCCAAAGCCGCCGCCTTTGCCTGTGCCGGAGTGAGATGTTCGCTTCCTGTGTTTGAGCCCAAAGAAATCCGACCAATGGTCGAGCGGCTCAAGTAA
- a CDS encoding STM4015 family protein, with protein MTINELTTNFGGKPVVDWNPGDNLINPAETCFRISLSYEAEQEGEEWPDLLSKFLENPEASQVYGIVVGNWGEMYTGTEAGFVADALESACEYLPNLKALFLGDVTYEECEISWIQQTNITLTLQAYPNLEHFGVRGGAGLSLGTIRHEHLKSLTIQTGGLNASVVRSVTAADFPELEHLELWLGTENYGATTELVDLSPLFSGRLFPQLKYLGLRNSDFTDLIATAIADSPLLERLETLDLSLGTLGNEGAEALLKSPATVRLRFLDLHHHYCSDEMMEKLKALGIEVDLSDAQGECDQDDRYVEVGE; from the coding sequence ATGACCATCAATGAGCTCACAACAAATTTTGGAGGTAAGCCCGTTGTTGATTGGAACCCAGGCGACAACCTCATCAATCCCGCTGAAACTTGTTTCCGCATCAGTCTTTCCTACGAAGCTGAACAAGAAGGTGAGGAATGGCCCGATTTATTGTCAAAATTTCTTGAAAACCCGGAGGCCAGTCAGGTGTATGGCATTGTGGTCGGGAACTGGGGTGAAATGTACACGGGCACCGAAGCAGGTTTTGTAGCAGACGCCCTGGAATCAGCCTGCGAATACCTCCCCAATCTCAAAGCTTTGTTTCTCGGCGATGTCACATATGAAGAATGTGAAATCTCCTGGATCCAACAAACCAATATCACGCTAACCTTGCAAGCATATCCAAATCTTGAACATTTCGGCGTGCGCGGAGGTGCTGGTCTTTCACTTGGCACCATTCGGCATGAACATCTTAAATCACTCACGATTCAAACTGGTGGACTCAACGCCAGTGTGGTTCGATCTGTGACAGCGGCTGATTTTCCCGAGCTTGAACACCTTGAACTCTGGCTTGGAACTGAAAATTACGGAGCCACGACAGAACTCGTAGACCTGTCACCTCTCTTTTCCGGTAGACTTTTTCCTCAACTCAAATATCTTGGATTGCGCAACAGCGATTTCACAGATCTGATTGCCACAGCAATTGCTGATTCCCCGCTTTTGGAACGCCTTGAAACCCTTGACCTGTCTTTAGGAACACTGGGGAATGAAGGGGCAGAAGCATTGCTCAAAAGCCCGGCAACCGTCAGATTGCGTTTTCTTGACCTCCATCATCACTACTGCTCAGATGAAATGATGGAAAAATTGAAGGCACTGGGTATTGAAGTGGATCTCTCTGACGCTCAAGGAGAATGTGATCAGGATGATCGTTACGTCGAAGTGGGTGAGTGA
- a CDS encoding tetratricopeptide repeat protein: MKSCPKCAKTYPDEYNICPQDGQTLIHMAKKAAGDIFDHLIDDKYQVLRLIGRGGMGAVYEAVHTTMQRRVAIKILNPELVSNPAAMERFRREALASGRLKHPNAITIYDYGTTDRGEAFIVMEYLEGCSLNQEIQTVGPMEATRVAWILAQACDAVHAAHQEGIIHRDLKPANIMLEKLRTGEVVKVLDFGIAKLATSSNPNIMNLTGTGIIGTPQYMSPEQCQAHNVDARTDVYSLGIIAYEMLTGTLPFDGPAPLAIVIAQVKQPPPKLRDRRAEIPEAAEVIVMRALEKDPAKRQQTAEEFARDFRSLIRQLSTTRSTSQATGNISPPRENRPAGLTSQAIPPIKGDRITALETIIRPGVGVPGAPTAHPGTEYSGALPLSNLPPRPVRELVSLPTYASMERFVGRTQELSLLRAAWQRIQQGRGGRPVLIFGEPGIGKTRLADEMRERLEDMADGAPPLILTGKFFEFGGAAPYQVLIESFRQPLLSLFSREIHEDTPLSPEDERYVSKAFLKILASDDYMGVVASAHGNGDQEKFRIFDQLIRLYILMARRRGVLVFFDDTQWVDELTLEFLAHLNRSLLSERLLIVVAMRSMVLSIDTHPLRRWMRQLDETGGFEQIMLAPLSNSEVRGMVEGMLGNQIQLPANVIQLLAEETKGNPYYVGEIVRQMISNGQIKRDKTAGWVCADIGEFDLPDSIAALVATQISRLEDKVADTLAQAAVIGEDFTFDLLQHVTELREEELLDAIESGLKTGILREVVASGEDRYVFAQSTIHRVMYKRISRRRRKKLHGRVAEKLEKTAASVSASSAALTKDRMAGDLAYHYFRAEDWSQALRYAMEAGYIKWKTFAIGEASKYYGWVAQALQQLRAIEEAGVNNRSMDIEVQRPDMLVQFHLNYGSLLMECSQVQEAEHQLQLALKLCQEHKLSALGRTQAALARLCNLSGLSEQALEFGRAALDRLQEYEDREGVVAALHTIGEAHLAQGQHATALQYLEEALKMADDAGNRAGKASVLSSLGKMYYQQGRYTQAMTHAEQALAIVRLLGNGFDERRNLSLLGNIHLYLGQLEEAESYYQSALKMACALGHRLGEAAGLSHIGDVLTLQDRFGEALESYQQATRIARDIGNRLAEGEYLLNIGAVQRERGEYKAALAALEQALSIAWETSSHHVEAKTLCIIGDTYRRLNLFEESESAFVRAGTLVQELEIPEVAWRTHYFWALSEQAQNKNDRAVKHLQEAITIIERIKAEIPEDDDSVESFKHNKQPVYDLLAKLGGAVMSSEVVSKGLSQRMVTPAPVTMIMPPKATAPVRDLGLEVESDEPVWKEEAEPKVNRSAPIRKGARGSSARLYVEEGGARAPGREGKAVLSETGEFADESFNPVSEVLSDLIEFANQLEMDGLFEVGEVQESSVSPRGETAPEKKKEPKKPKPKESAPPPPTVIAEIPVEKPAPPPPPNFEPLATQPPVTPTSHTPLSSVTLASSANSLETNWQQMLQSARAAGDRGAEKRALTLMGSSLHSQGHTARARDNYQQALAIGKETQSRQGEAALLNNIGETFRQEGRYADALAYYRLALRSAREFRDDRASEIALVNAGLMYMRLGQIKEALSMLNQAQASNEVTQDQEMRAEALQALGEVYWIQKEYSKAFDSCQEALKLAQDVGNSDLEWRAQWVIGRCRWLRQEKPLAQAALQASLAAIDRRLTEIAGEDLRRRLLSERQEISSLHEEWQRESGIRG; encoded by the coding sequence ATGAAGTCCTGTCCAAAGTGTGCAAAGACATACCCGGATGAATACAACATCTGTCCACAAGATGGTCAGACGCTGATTCACATGGCCAAAAAAGCGGCTGGGGATATCTTTGATCACCTGATTGATGACAAATACCAGGTTTTGCGTCTCATTGGCCGGGGCGGTATGGGGGCGGTGTATGAAGCCGTCCACACCACCATGCAGCGCCGGGTGGCGATCAAAATTTTGAACCCGGAACTGGTTTCAAACCCGGCGGCCATGGAGCGGTTTCGTCGCGAGGCGCTGGCTTCCGGGCGGCTCAAACACCCCAACGCGATCACCATCTACGATTATGGAACGACTGACCGGGGCGAAGCCTTCATCGTGATGGAGTATCTGGAAGGCTGCAGTTTGAACCAGGAAATTCAAACAGTCGGCCCAATGGAGGCCACCCGTGTGGCCTGGATTTTGGCCCAGGCGTGTGACGCCGTCCATGCTGCCCACCAGGAAGGTATCATCCACCGGGATCTCAAACCAGCCAACATCATGCTGGAAAAATTGCGCACCGGGGAAGTCGTCAAGGTGCTTGACTTTGGAATTGCCAAACTTGCCACCAGTTCAAATCCAAACATTATGAATTTGACGGGGACCGGGATCATCGGCACTCCCCAGTACATGTCTCCGGAACAATGTCAGGCGCACAATGTAGATGCCCGGACTGATGTCTATTCGCTTGGTATCATTGCCTATGAAATGTTGACCGGCACGCTCCCGTTTGATGGACCCGCCCCACTTGCGATTGTCATCGCCCAGGTGAAACAACCACCGCCAAAGTTGCGCGACCGGCGGGCTGAAATTCCTGAAGCCGCTGAAGTGATCGTGATGCGTGCCCTGGAAAAGGACCCTGCCAAACGCCAGCAGACGGCTGAAGAATTTGCCCGTGACTTCCGATCCCTGATCCGCCAGCTTTCCACCACTCGCTCGACTTCCCAGGCAACCGGCAATATTTCGCCCCCCCGTGAAAATCGTCCCGCTGGACTCACCAGTCAGGCGATCCCACCCATTAAAGGTGACCGGATTACGGCGCTTGAAACCATTATTCGACCTGGAGTTGGGGTGCCAGGGGCGCCAACTGCCCACCCCGGCACTGAATATTCAGGGGCGCTGCCACTCAGTAATTTACCGCCCCGCCCGGTTCGTGAACTGGTGAGTTTGCCAACCTATGCCTCGATGGAGCGATTTGTTGGCCGAACCCAGGAATTGAGTTTGTTACGTGCGGCCTGGCAACGCATCCAGCAAGGTCGTGGCGGACGTCCGGTACTGATCTTTGGTGAACCTGGAATTGGAAAAACCCGGCTGGCTGATGAAATGCGCGAACGCCTCGAAGACATGGCGGATGGTGCTCCGCCATTGATTCTGACTGGCAAATTTTTTGAATTCGGCGGTGCCGCCCCCTATCAGGTTCTGATCGAGAGTTTTCGTCAACCGCTCTTAAGCCTGTTTTCGCGTGAAATTCACGAAGATACGCCGCTTTCCCCAGAAGACGAGCGATATGTCTCAAAAGCATTTCTGAAAATCCTGGCATCTGACGATTACATGGGGGTTGTGGCAAGTGCTCACGGGAATGGCGACCAGGAAAAATTTCGCATTTTTGACCAATTGATCCGGCTCTATATCCTGATGGCACGCCGGCGAGGGGTTTTAGTCTTTTTTGATGATACCCAGTGGGTGGACGAGTTAACGCTGGAATTTCTGGCTCATCTCAACCGGTCGCTTCTGAGTGAGCGGCTGCTGATTGTGGTGGCCATGCGGTCAATGGTGCTTTCAATTGATACCCACCCGCTCCGGCGATGGATGCGTCAACTCGATGAAACCGGTGGCTTTGAGCAGATTATGCTCGCTCCGCTGTCCAACAGTGAAGTGCGGGGAATGGTCGAGGGAATGCTTGGCAACCAGATTCAATTGCCGGCCAACGTGATCCAGCTTTTGGCCGAAGAAACCAAGGGCAATCCATATTATGTTGGCGAAATCGTGCGCCAGATGATTTCCAACGGCCAAATCAAGCGTGATAAAACTGCCGGGTGGGTGTGCGCCGATATTGGTGAGTTTGACCTGCCTGATTCGATTGCGGCACTGGTGGCAACCCAAATCAGCCGACTGGAAGATAAAGTGGCCGATACACTGGCCCAGGCAGCCGTGATTGGTGAAGACTTCACCTTTGATCTGCTTCAACATGTGACCGAATTGCGTGAAGAAGAACTGCTTGATGCGATTGAATCAGGATTGAAAACCGGAATTTTGCGTGAAGTCGTGGCTTCGGGCGAAGATCGGTACGTGTTTGCTCAGAGTACGATTCACCGGGTGATGTATAAGCGCATCAGCCGGCGTCGCCGGAAAAAGCTTCACGGGCGTGTGGCTGAAAAACTGGAAAAAACAGCCGCCAGCGTCAGTGCTTCCTCCGCCGCGCTTACCAAAGATCGCATGGCCGGTGACCTGGCCTATCATTATTTCCGGGCTGAAGACTGGTCGCAGGCGCTGCGCTACGCCATGGAAGCCGGCTATATCAAATGGAAAACCTTTGCCATTGGTGAAGCAAGCAAATACTACGGCTGGGTGGCTCAGGCGCTGCAGCAATTGCGGGCCATCGAAGAGGCAGGGGTCAATAACCGAAGCATGGATATTGAGGTGCAACGACCCGACATGCTGGTTCAATTTCACCTCAATTATGGCTCGCTCTTGATGGAATGTTCGCAAGTTCAGGAGGCTGAACATCAATTGCAGCTTGCTCTCAAACTGTGTCAGGAGCATAAACTTTCAGCTTTGGGGCGGACCCAGGCGGCACTGGCCCGGTTGTGCAACCTGTCGGGTCTTTCAGAACAGGCGTTGGAATTTGGCCGAGCCGCCCTTGACCGGCTTCAGGAGTATGAAGACCGTGAAGGCGTGGTTGCTGCACTCCACACCATTGGTGAAGCCCATCTGGCACAGGGGCAGCATGCCACAGCCCTGCAGTACCTCGAAGAAGCCCTCAAAATGGCCGACGACGCTGGAAATCGGGCAGGGAAAGCCTCGGTGCTTTCCAGTTTGGGCAAGATGTATTACCAGCAAGGCCGGTATACCCAGGCCATGACCCATGCCGAACAGGCACTGGCTATCGTGCGGTTGCTTGGAAACGGGTTTGATGAACGGCGCAACCTCAGTTTATTGGGCAATATTCACCTCTACCTTGGGCAGCTTGAGGAAGCTGAAAGTTACTATCAGTCAGCGCTCAAAATGGCCTGTGCCCTCGGCCACCGCCTGGGTGAAGCCGCTGGATTGAGTCATATTGGGGATGTATTAACCCTTCAGGATCGCTTTGGTGAAGCATTGGAAAGTTACCAGCAGGCGACCCGGATTGCGCGCGATATTGGCAACCGACTGGCTGAAGGTGAGTACTTGCTCAATATCGGCGCCGTGCAGCGCGAGCGAGGCGAGTATAAGGCGGCGCTGGCCGCCCTGGAGCAGGCGCTCTCGATTGCCTGGGAAACCAGCAGCCACCACGTCGAAGCCAAAACACTGTGCATCATTGGTGATACCTATCGGCGACTCAATCTGTTTGAGGAGTCGGAATCGGCGTTTGTCCGGGCTGGAACGTTGGTGCAAGAGCTTGAAATTCCTGAAGTTGCCTGGCGGACACATTATTTTTGGGCCCTTTCGGAACAGGCTCAGAACAAAAATGACCGGGCGGTGAAACATCTGCAGGAAGCGATTACCATTATTGAGCGGATCAAGGCCGAAATTCCTGAAGACGATGACTCAGTTGAAAGCTTTAAACACAATAAGCAACCAGTGTACGACCTGCTGGCCAAACTTGGTGGCGCGGTCATGTCATCAGAGGTTGTTTCCAAAGGATTGAGTCAACGGATGGTCACTCCGGCACCGGTGACCATGATTATGCCTCCGAAAGCAACCGCCCCGGTGAGGGATCTGGGACTTGAGGTGGAGAGTGACGAACCGGTCTGGAAAGAAGAAGCCGAACCAAAAGTCAATCGAAGTGCCCCCATCCGAAAAGGCGCCCGAGGGAGCAGTGCCCGGCTGTATGTGGAAGAGGGTGGCGCACGTGCGCCCGGACGGGAAGGAAAGGCGGTGCTGAGCGAAACCGGCGAATTTGCGGATGAGTCCTTTAACCCGGTGTCGGAAGTCTTGTCAGACCTGATTGAATTTGCCAACCAGCTTGAAATGGATGGCCTGTTTGAAGTTGGTGAAGTCCAGGAATCGTCAGTCTCACCCAGGGGCGAGACGGCGCCGGAAAAGAAAAAAGAGCCGAAAAAGCCAAAACCCAAAGAATCCGCCCCACCGCCGCCAACCGTGATTGCTGAAATTCCGGTTGAAAAACCAGCGCCACCGCCACCACCGAATTTTGAACCGCTGGCGACACAGCCACCGGTTACTCCGACTTCCCATACACCACTTTCTTCCGTTACTCTGGCCAGTTCCGCAAACTCGCTTGAGACCAACTGGCAGCAAATGCTCCAATCGGCCCGGGCCGCTGGGGATCGCGGAGCCGAAAAACGGGCCCTCACGCTGATGGGTTCTTCGCTCCACAGCCAGGGCCATACCGCCCGGGCCCGCGATAATTATCAGCAAGCCTTAGCCATCGGCAAGGAAACCCAATCCCGTCAAGGCGAAGCCGCGTTGCTCAACAACATTGGCGAAACCTTTCGACAGGAGGGGCGCTATGCGGATGCGCTGGCGTATTACCGGCTGGCACTCCGGAGCGCCCGAGAATTTCGCGATGATCGGGCGTCCGAGATTGCGCTGGTCAATGCCGGGTTGATGTATATGCGGCTGGGGCAGATCAAAGAGGCTCTTTCCATGCTCAATCAGGCCCAGGCCAGCAACGAGGTCACCCAGGACCAGGAAATGCGGGCGGAGGCATTACAGGCATTGGGGGAGGTTTATTGGATTCAAAAGGAATATTCCAAGGCGTTTGATTCGTGCCAGGAAGCCTTAAAACTGGCCCAAGACGTTGGAAATTCTGACCTGGAGTGGCGGGCGCAATGGGTAATCGGTCGGTGTCGCTGGCTGCGGCAAGAAAAACCGCTGGCCCAGGCAGCACTTCAAGCCAGTCTGGCTGCCATTGACCGCCGCTTAACTGAAATTGCTGGTGAAGACCTTCGGCGTCGGTTGCTTTCGGAACGCCAGGAAATTAGCTCGCTGCACGAAGAATGGCAGCGTGAATCTGGTATCCGTGGATAA
- a CDS encoding glycosyltransferase family 39 protein, whose amino-acid sequence MRFLDIADVQFQDLPPTSTPPGIFTWKQTVVCLALLTCLAFGLRVANLSAAGFAEDEVHKVEAIAAYRQGDFAHNLEHPMLMKLAMGASLMVSEQWNQLVPATCSIAPEAAIRFPNCVVGALTTLVLGLLAAELFNPIIGILTGMFWATGMVSLAINRIGKEDTFLVFFLLLAYYAYLHAKQLGMKELSPHRRRIQARWYILSGASFGFMIASKYFPHYWGLLFLWEYLDHKLRPTNPLTNPIPRFVFPRFYGAMVGCFLIGNPIVWMSPIFSYVINYVSEETVTHHGYMMMDMLFYNTPSHTAFSGGLPLHFYALMLGIKTQPLVLIGLVVGLIITLRRVGQSQYFLIVFMGVFWLMPFSIVGAKWMRYTLSLLPFVYVVAAIGMYEIGNWGYQLYRTLSSAERCEHSFLERHPDAQEHLVAALLAVITAIVLIPCLQQAPFYSLYTNVFGGGEARAGTYFPHDEFYDAGVREALASIAQLAPPGALVVTETPWVARYYCNRFQRPDLKNEILSDARVELDTDSLKFVIVQRGRYYFENIERIHWLTQNGTLVKEIVVAGKVAAQVYVCGKKQPEPFDSYIVQASALKEAD is encoded by the coding sequence GTGAGATTTTTGGATATAGCAGACGTCCAGTTTCAGGATTTGCCGCCGACCTCGACACCACCCGGCATTTTTACCTGGAAGCAAACCGTTGTGTGTCTGGCGCTCCTGACTTGTTTGGCGTTTGGGCTCCGTGTGGCCAACTTGAGCGCGGCTGGTTTTGCCGAGGATGAAGTTCACAAAGTCGAAGCCATTGCCGCCTACCGTCAGGGGGACTTTGCCCACAATCTGGAACATCCAATGTTGATGAAACTGGCGATGGGGGCCAGTCTCATGGTTTCAGAACAGTGGAATCAACTGGTTCCGGCCACCTGTTCCATTGCTCCGGAAGCCGCCATTCGTTTCCCAAACTGTGTGGTGGGGGCGCTGACCACTCTGGTTTTGGGATTGCTCGCGGCTGAGTTGTTCAATCCGATTATTGGCATCCTGACGGGAATGTTCTGGGCCACTGGAATGGTATCGCTGGCGATCAATCGGATTGGAAAAGAAGACACTTTTCTGGTTTTCTTCCTGCTGCTTGCCTATTATGCCTACCTTCATGCCAAGCAGCTTGGCATGAAGGAACTCTCCCCACATCGGCGCCGGATACAGGCCCGCTGGTATATCCTGTCAGGCGCCTCGTTTGGCTTCATGATTGCCTCCAAATACTTTCCCCACTATTGGGGACTGTTGTTTTTGTGGGAATACCTCGACCACAAATTACGTCCGACCAATCCGCTGACCAATCCGATTCCGCGATTTGTTTTTCCCCGATTTTATGGAGCGATGGTGGGCTGTTTTTTGATCGGAAACCCAATCGTGTGGATGTCGCCCATTTTTTCTTACGTTATCAACTATGTCAGTGAGGAAACGGTGACGCATCACGGCTATATGATGATGGATATGTTGTTTTACAACACTCCGTCACACACTGCCTTCAGCGGTGGTCTGCCGCTCCACTTTTACGCCTTGATGCTGGGGATCAAAACTCAACCGCTGGTTTTGATTGGGTTGGTGGTTGGGCTGATTATAACCCTGCGTCGGGTTGGCCAAAGCCAGTACTTTTTGATTGTTTTTATGGGCGTGTTCTGGCTGATGCCTTTTTCCATCGTTGGTGCCAAATGGATGCGCTATACCCTGTCATTGCTCCCGTTTGTCTATGTCGTAGCTGCGATTGGCATGTATGAGATCGGGAACTGGGGATACCAACTCTATCGGACTTTGAGCTCAGCCGAAAGGTGTGAGCATTCGTTCCTGGAGCGCCATCCAGATGCCCAGGAACATCTGGTCGCCGCTCTCTTAGCGGTTATCACGGCCATTGTGTTAATACCCTGTCTCCAGCAAGCCCCGTTTTACAGCCTGTATACCAACGTGTTTGGTGGCGGGGAAGCCCGTGCCGGGACCTACTTCCCGCACGATGAATTTTATGATGCTGGGGTGCGTGAGGCGCTGGCCAGTATTGCCCAACTGGCACCGCCGGGCGCCCTGGTCGTTACCGAGACCCCGTGGGTCGCCAGATATTATTGCAATCGCTTTCAGCGGCCCGATTTGAAAAACGAAATTTTGTCTGATGCCAGGGTTGAACTCGATACTGACTCCCTCAAATTTGTGATCGTCCAACGCGGAAGATACTATTTCGAGAATATTGAGCGCATTCACTGGCTGACTCAGAATGGAACGCTGGTCAAGGAAATTGTCGTGGCCGGCAAAGTCGCGGCCCAGGTTTACGTCTGTGGAAAAAAACAGCCTGAGCCGTTTGATTCATACATTGTGCAGGCCAGTGCGCTAAAGGAGGCAGATTGA
- the hemE gene encoding uroporphyrinogen decarboxylase has protein sequence MTLHNDLLLRACRQQPVERPPVWMMRQAGRYLPEYRAVRADIPFMTLCKTPELAVDVSMQPLRIIGVDAVIMFSDILVPVEAMGLDVEITEKIGPRIVHPIRSEADVHRLRVPDPVETMPFVFEILRQLRAEIQGAVPLLGFAGAPWTLAAYMIEGGGSKNYIHIKGFMHREPKAFHAMMEKVADTQALYLKAQIEAGAQAIQLFDSWAGELSPADFAEYALPYIQRVFEQVGNQVPRILYLNGTSHLLELMEQSGADVLSIDWRTSLADARRRTGGRVALQGNLDPCRLLGPREKVVQSVQEILASMKDQSGFILNLGHGILPPTPVENARAFVATGQGRE, from the coding sequence ATGACTTTACACAATGACCTTTTGCTTCGTGCCTGTCGGCAACAACCCGTTGAACGTCCTCCGGTTTGGATGATGCGCCAGGCAGGTCGCTATCTGCCTGAGTATCGTGCCGTACGTGCGGATATTCCGTTTATGACTCTATGCAAAACCCCTGAACTCGCAGTTGATGTTTCAATGCAACCACTTCGAATTATTGGGGTTGATGCAGTCATCATGTTTTCTGATATCCTTGTTCCGGTTGAAGCAATGGGACTGGACGTTGAAATTACCGAGAAAATTGGTCCTCGAATTGTGCATCCGATTCGGAGTGAAGCCGACGTACATCGCCTGCGCGTTCCAGACCCGGTTGAAACCATGCCCTTTGTTTTTGAGATATTGCGTCAATTGCGTGCTGAAATTCAGGGGGCGGTGCCGCTTCTGGGCTTTGCGGGTGCTCCCTGGACACTGGCAGCCTATATGATTGAAGGCGGCGGGTCAAAAAACTATATCCATATCAAAGGATTTATGCACCGCGAACCCAAAGCGTTTCATGCCATGATGGAAAAAGTGGCCGATACGCAGGCCCTCTACCTCAAAGCCCAGATTGAAGCCGGGGCCCAGGCGATTCAGCTTTTTGACTCCTGGGCGGGTGAACTCTCACCGGCTGATTTTGCTGAATATGCCCTGCCCTACATTCAAAGAGTCTTTGAACAGGTGGGAAATCAAGTCCCACGCATTCTTTATCTCAATGGGACTTCTCACCTGCTTGAACTTATGGAACAATCGGGAGCAGATGTTTTAAGTATTGACTGGCGGACCAGCCTCGCCGATGCCCGCCGCCGAACTGGCGGAAGAGTGGCACTGCAAGGCAATCTGGATCCATGCCGCCTGCTTGGCCCACGCGAAAAAGTGGTTCAGTCGGTTCAAGAAATTCTGGCCTCAATGAAAGACCAGTCCGGATTTATTCTGAACCTTGGTCATGGAATCCTGCCACCAACACCGGTTGAAAACGCACGGGCGTTTGTCGCCACCGGTCAAGGGAGAGAATGA